A single genomic interval of Helianthus annuus cultivar XRQ/B chromosome 6, HanXRQr2.0-SUNRISE, whole genome shotgun sequence harbors:
- the LOC110884475 gene encoding uncharacterized protein LOC110884475 has translation MAGESSSDLTIIVHKNPSESHLSELGIKSWPKWGCSPGKYQLKFDAQETCYLLRGKVKVYRKNSSEVISEFGAGDLVILPEGLSCTWDVSVAVDKHYKFESTTSSSSSS, from the exons ATGGCAGGAGAGTCTTCCTCAGATctaaccataattgttcacaaaaaCCCTTCTGAATCTCATCTTTCTGAACTCGGTATCAAATCTTGGCCCAA GTGGGGATGCTCTCCCGGAAAGTACCAGTTGAAGTTTGATGCACAAGAGACATGTTATCTACTCAGAGGCAAAGTGAAAGTCTACCGGAAAAACTCGTCGGAGGTGATATCGGAGTTCGGTGCCGGCGACCTTGTTATCTTACCGGAGGGTCTGAGTTGCACCTGGGATGTCTCGGTTGCCGTAGATAAGCACTACAAGTTTGAATCaactacttcttcttcttcttcttcatga